In a single window of the Streptomyces cinnabarinus genome:
- a CDS encoding discoidin domain-containing protein, which produces MTDQSGPSRLPSRRTVVTTGSTLLAGFGLSSVLPVPNAAAAPTGAPVGTGELALYRPVSVSSTAYAATPGSFVVDRLAAPGVKGSGWRAEGGDPQWIAVDLQAACEVTHVRLTFEADASDPVYTPPTSGNVHSGTTGKEIQSSYSLVFVVETSLDNKSWTTVYRTAAGTGGVVNIQLPRPSRARWVRLTSQKRSSPLPLGLNGFEVYGSAEGERPSATGWTDWGSHPGKAPNLKVADDGTVPVESGWRLTMDDWADADGAALSKTSVDTKGWLPATVPGTVLGSLVDQGRLPDPVAGLNNLHIPEALSRHSWWYKRDFALPRGLRTGAGRRVWLEFDGINHKAEVWLNGKQVGDLTYPYARSAFDATRLLDTDDENALAVRITPMPVPGSPGDKGPKGEAWVDAGALQMNLNSPTYLASSGWDWMPAVRDRAAGIWNHVRLRSTGHVVIGDPRVDTVLPDLPDVSVAEITVVVPVRNADTTDRETTVTAAFGGVRVSKSVTVKAGESVNVVFAPSAFNQLRLREPKLWWPNGLGEPHLHDLTLTASADGQESDRRVTRFGIRQFGYEYDTPLPFTASGDAYTQSVTFDRQQARHVRVRCLTRATSWGSSLWTLSVGDSTRPGLDLALHATAEASTTDQDDHGPGNVTDGDAGTRWSSAYEDDQWIHVDLGSTQSFDRVDLTWEQAYAKSFVVQVSADGSDWTDVKSVDNGAVPLPFNNGNASLQVQDFEARTARYVRLNCGLRNTSWGNSLWSLSVIDRNEPGTDLALRRQATASTEESDHPASHATDGDPNSRWSSAYEDHQWIQVDLGSSRTFDRVAVVWESAYPKTYVIQVSADGSDWTDVKSVSNTPDPLKISVNGVRVLARGGNWGWDELLRRMPAERMDAAVRMHRDMNFTMIRNWVGSSDREEFFAACDRHGILVWNDFPNAWGMDPPDREAFISLARDTVLRYRIHPSVVIWCGANEGNPPAAIDKGMRDAVQEQVPGLLYQNNSAGGIVTGGGPYGWVEPEKYFDPMTYGSKDFGFHTEIGMPVVSTAASTRSMTGDEPEWPIKGAWYHHDWSERGNQAPQNYKAAIEARLGESGDLDDFARKAQFVNYENTRAMFEAWNAHLWDNASGLMLWMSHPAWHSTVWQTYDYDFDVNGTYYGARSACEPLHVQADPVNWQVIAVNHTSADLRGATVTARLFDLTGRQLGSTRRARVDVARADTAKAFTSEWTNDLPDLHLLRLTLTDAKGREVSRNTYWRYRDASSLRDLNKARQVKLTGDITELSRSGDRHGLTATIHNRGSAVAAMVRLSLLEEAHGRRVLPTLYSDNYLWLLPGESRTVRLSWPSEACTSRRPVLTAQAYNSPVTTLHG; this is translated from the coding sequence ATGACAGATCAGTCGGGTCCGTCGCGCCTCCCGTCGCGACGGACTGTTGTCACCACCGGCTCCACGCTCCTGGCCGGATTCGGCCTCAGCTCCGTGCTGCCCGTGCCGAATGCCGCTGCCGCCCCCACCGGCGCACCCGTCGGCACCGGCGAGTTGGCCCTCTACCGACCCGTCTCGGTCTCCTCCACCGCCTACGCCGCCACGCCCGGCTCGTTCGTCGTCGACCGTCTCGCCGCCCCGGGCGTCAAGGGCAGCGGATGGCGCGCCGAGGGCGGCGACCCGCAGTGGATCGCCGTCGACCTCCAGGCGGCCTGCGAGGTCACCCACGTCCGTCTGACCTTCGAGGCCGACGCCTCCGATCCGGTGTACACGCCGCCCACCAGCGGAAATGTGCACAGTGGCACCACCGGGAAGGAGATCCAGTCGAGCTACTCGCTGGTCTTCGTCGTGGAGACCTCGCTCGACAACAAGTCGTGGACCACGGTGTACCGCACCGCGGCGGGCACCGGCGGCGTCGTGAACATCCAGCTCCCGCGCCCGAGCCGGGCCCGCTGGGTGCGGCTGACGTCCCAGAAGCGCTCCAGCCCGCTGCCCCTCGGCCTCAACGGCTTCGAGGTGTACGGCAGCGCCGAGGGCGAGCGCCCCTCGGCCACCGGCTGGACCGACTGGGGATCCCACCCCGGCAAGGCGCCGAATCTGAAGGTCGCCGACGACGGGACCGTGCCGGTGGAGTCGGGCTGGCGGCTCACCATGGACGACTGGGCCGACGCGGACGGCGCCGCTCTGTCGAAGACCTCCGTGGACACCAAGGGCTGGCTGCCCGCGACGGTTCCCGGTACGGTCCTCGGCTCGCTCGTGGACCAGGGCAGACTGCCCGACCCCGTGGCGGGCCTGAACAACCTCCACATCCCGGAGGCCCTGTCCCGTCACTCGTGGTGGTACAAGCGGGACTTCGCCCTGCCGCGCGGCCTGCGCACCGGCGCCGGCCGGCGCGTCTGGCTGGAGTTCGACGGCATCAACCACAAGGCCGAGGTCTGGCTCAACGGCAAGCAGGTCGGCGACCTGACCTATCCGTACGCCCGCTCCGCCTTCGACGCCACCCGGCTCCTCGACACGGACGACGAGAACGCGCTCGCCGTGCGGATCACACCGATGCCGGTGCCCGGCAGCCCGGGGGACAAGGGCCCCAAGGGCGAGGCGTGGGTCGACGCGGGCGCACTGCAGATGAACCTCAACTCCCCAACCTACCTCGCCTCCTCGGGCTGGGACTGGATGCCCGCCGTACGCGACCGTGCGGCCGGCATCTGGAACCATGTGCGGCTCAGATCGACCGGGCACGTCGTCATCGGCGACCCGCGCGTGGACACCGTCCTCCCGGACCTCCCGGACGTGTCCGTCGCCGAGATCACCGTCGTCGTACCGGTCCGCAACGCCGACACCACCGACCGCGAGACGACGGTCACCGCGGCCTTCGGCGGCGTGCGGGTGTCCAAGAGCGTCACCGTGAAGGCGGGCGAGAGCGTCAATGTCGTCTTCGCGCCCAGCGCCTTCAACCAGTTGAGGCTGCGCGAGCCCAAGCTGTGGTGGCCCAACGGCCTGGGCGAGCCCCACCTGCACGACCTCACGCTCACGGCGTCGGCCGACGGCCAGGAGAGCGACCGGCGCGTCACCCGCTTCGGCATCCGCCAGTTCGGCTACGAGTACGACACCCCGCTGCCGTTCACCGCCTCCGGCGACGCCTACACGCAGTCCGTGACCTTCGACCGGCAGCAGGCCCGGCACGTCCGCGTCCGATGCCTGACCCGGGCGACATCCTGGGGCAGCTCCCTGTGGACCCTCTCCGTCGGCGACAGCACCCGCCCCGGCCTCGACCTCGCCCTGCACGCCACCGCCGAGGCCTCCACCACCGACCAGGACGACCACGGCCCCGGTAACGTCACCGACGGCGACGCGGGCACCCGCTGGTCCTCCGCCTACGAGGACGACCAGTGGATACACGTCGACCTGGGCTCCACCCAGTCCTTCGACCGGGTCGACCTCACCTGGGAGCAGGCGTACGCGAAGTCCTTCGTGGTCCAGGTCTCGGCTGACGGCTCGGACTGGACCGACGTGAAGTCCGTGGACAACGGGGCGGTGCCGCTGCCCTTCAACAACGGCAACGCCAGCCTCCAGGTGCAGGACTTCGAGGCGCGGACAGCACGCTACGTCCGCCTGAACTGCGGCCTCCGAAACACCAGTTGGGGCAACTCCTTGTGGAGCCTCAGTGTTATCGACCGCAATGAGCCCGGCACCGACCTCGCTCTGCGCCGGCAGGCCACCGCATCCACCGAGGAGTCCGACCACCCCGCCTCCCACGCCACCGACGGCGACCCGAACTCCCGCTGGTCCTCCGCCTACGAGGACCATCAGTGGATCCAGGTCGACCTCGGCTCCTCCCGTACCTTCGACCGCGTCGCCGTCGTCTGGGAGAGCGCGTACCCGAAGACGTACGTCATCCAGGTCTCGGCAGACGGTTCGGACTGGACCGACGTCAAGTCCGTGTCCAACACCCCCGACCCGCTGAAGATCAGCGTCAACGGTGTGCGTGTGCTGGCCCGCGGCGGCAACTGGGGCTGGGACGAACTGCTGCGCCGGATGCCCGCGGAACGCATGGACGCGGCCGTGCGCATGCACCGCGACATGAACTTCACCATGATCCGCAACTGGGTCGGCAGCAGTGACCGGGAGGAGTTCTTCGCCGCCTGCGACCGGCACGGCATCCTGGTGTGGAACGACTTCCCCAACGCGTGGGGCATGGACCCGCCGGACCGCGAGGCGTTCATCTCGCTCGCCCGCGACACCGTGCTGCGCTACCGCATCCACCCGAGTGTGGTCATCTGGTGCGGCGCCAACGAGGGCAACCCCCCGGCCGCCATCGACAAGGGGATGCGCGACGCCGTGCAGGAGCAGGTTCCCGGCCTGCTGTACCAGAACAACTCGGCCGGAGGCATCGTCACCGGCGGCGGGCCCTACGGCTGGGTGGAGCCGGAGAAGTACTTCGACCCCATGACGTACGGCAGCAAGGACTTCGGCTTCCACACCGAGATCGGCATGCCCGTCGTCTCCACCGCCGCGAGCACCCGCAGCATGACCGGCGACGAGCCGGAATGGCCCATCAAGGGAGCCTGGTACCACCACGACTGGAGCGAGCGCGGGAACCAGGCGCCGCAGAACTACAAGGCGGCCATCGAGGCACGCCTCGGTGAGTCGGGGGACCTGGACGACTTCGCCCGCAAGGCGCAGTTCGTCAACTACGAGAACACGCGCGCCATGTTCGAGGCGTGGAACGCCCATCTGTGGGACAACGCCTCCGGACTGATGCTGTGGATGTCCCATCCGGCCTGGCACAGCACGGTCTGGCAGACCTACGACTACGACTTCGACGTCAACGGCACCTACTACGGCGCCCGTTCGGCCTGCGAACCGCTGCATGTCCAGGCCGACCCGGTGAACTGGCAGGTCATCGCGGTCAACCACACCTCGGCCGACCTGCGGGGAGCCACTGTCACCGCCCGCCTGTTCGACCTGACCGGCCGGCAGCTCGGCTCGACCAGGCGGGCACGGGTGGACGTAGCCCGGGCGGACACCGCGAAGGCCTTCACGTCGGAGTGGACGAACGACCTGCCGGACCTGCATCTGCTGCGACTGACCCTGACGGATGCCAAGGGCCGGGAGGTGTCACGGAACACGTACTGGCGTTACCGCGACGCATCCTCCCTGCGGGATCTGAACAAGGCCAGGCAGGTGAAGCTGACCGGTGACATCACCGAGCTGTCGCGTTCCGGGGACCGGCACGGGCTGACGGCGACGATCCACAACCGGGGATCGGCGGTGGCCGCCATGGTCCGGCTCTCCCTGCTGGAGGAAGCCCACGGCCGCCGGGTGCTGCCGACGCTGTACAGCGACAACTACCTGTGGCTGCTGCCCGGTGAGTCCCGCACCGTCCGGCTGTCCTGGCCGTCGGAGGCATGTACGTCCCGGCGTCCGGTGCTGACGGCGCAGGCGTACAACAGCCCTGTGACGACGCTGCACGGGTGA
- a CDS encoding carboxymuconolactone decarboxylase family protein, with the protein MEARMKGAMNPDLGTAIQHLYKAIGAGGVDRRLLSLIHLRASQINGCSPCVHASIGSAKQAGETEERLHNVVAWRETPFFTEEERAALELTEAATRIQDGAAGVTDEIWDTVADHFDEGQLSAIILEIALTNFFNRINRTIREQAGKTW; encoded by the coding sequence ATGGAAGCACGTATGAAGGGCGCGATGAACCCGGACCTGGGCACCGCGATCCAGCACCTCTACAAGGCGATCGGCGCCGGGGGCGTCGACCGGCGCCTGCTCTCACTCATCCACCTGCGGGCCAGCCAGATCAACGGGTGCAGCCCTTGCGTCCACGCCTCGATCGGGTCGGCGAAGCAGGCCGGTGAGACGGAGGAACGCCTGCACAACGTGGTCGCCTGGCGCGAGACACCCTTCTTCACCGAGGAGGAACGGGCCGCGCTGGAACTGACCGAGGCCGCCACCCGGATCCAGGACGGTGCCGCGGGGGTGACCGACGAGATCTGGGACACCGTCGCCGACCACTTCGACGAGGGGCAACTGTCCGCGATCATCCTGGAGATCGCGCTGACCAACTTCTTCAACCGGATCAACCGCACGATCCGTGAGCAGGCCGGCAAGACCTGGTGA
- a CDS encoding sigma-70 family RNA polymerase sigma factor, with protein MPDTSPTDPMAEVFESQRGRLLAVAHRMLGSHADAEDAVQEAWLRLSRQDTATIDNLAGWLTTVVGRISLDVLRSRQSRPESLYDDDQLPDLVVTVDEGAAPEDDAVLADSVGLALLVVLDSLGPSERLAFVLHDLFAVPFDEIAKILGKSPAAAKMAASRARRKVRATEQPSSVGRNQHKLVQAFLAAAHRGDFEELLRVLDPEVKLTVDTPAGVIVTLGATKIAAGAQLAAGAATLGRAALVNGLPGIISWHEDGTPLSVLAFTIADDRITEITAVVDPAKLARLDIPAPEARAL; from the coding sequence ATGCCCGACACCAGCCCGACGGACCCGATGGCCGAGGTGTTCGAGTCCCAGCGCGGCCGACTGCTCGCGGTCGCCCACCGCATGCTCGGCTCGCACGCCGATGCCGAGGACGCGGTCCAGGAGGCCTGGCTGCGCCTGTCCCGCCAGGACACGGCGACCATCGACAACCTCGCCGGCTGGCTGACCACGGTGGTGGGCCGAATCAGCCTCGACGTCCTGAGATCGCGCCAGTCCCGCCCCGAATCGCTCTACGACGACGACCAACTGCCGGACCTGGTCGTGACGGTCGACGAAGGCGCCGCTCCCGAGGACGACGCGGTGCTCGCGGACTCCGTGGGCCTGGCCCTCCTGGTCGTCCTCGACTCACTGGGACCGAGCGAGCGCCTGGCGTTCGTACTGCACGACCTGTTCGCAGTGCCCTTCGACGAGATCGCCAAGATCCTCGGCAAGTCCCCGGCCGCCGCCAAGATGGCCGCGAGCCGCGCCCGGAGAAAGGTGCGGGCGACCGAACAGCCGTCGAGCGTCGGCCGTAACCAACACAAGCTGGTCCAAGCCTTCCTGGCGGCGGCTCACCGAGGCGACTTCGAGGAACTGCTGCGCGTGCTCGACCCCGAGGTGAAACTGACGGTCGACACCCCCGCCGGAGTCATCGTCACCCTCGGCGCCACCAAGATCGCAGCCGGCGCCCAACTGGCCGCGGGCGCGGCCACCCTGGGGCGTGCCGCACTCGTCAACGGCCTTCCGGGAATCATCTCCTGGCACGAGGACGGCACCCCACTCTCCGTCCTCGCTTTCACGATCGCCGACGACAGGATCACCGAGATCACGGCTGTCGTCGATCCGGCCAAGCTCGCCCGGCTGGATATTCCGGCTCCAGAGGCGCGAGCGCTGTGA
- a CDS encoding TetR/AcrR family transcriptional regulator — MSKQANVTRTVGTKGMPRKDRERLILDAAAEEFGRRGHASGSTRDVAARAGISKPMIYEYFGSKDGLYLSCLDRAGTRLIAAVESAQKGPSDLTRAARTLQAIFTALEPHPHDWDLVYDPTLPPGTDLHTMATTYRRELNRLGAVGVAEYLSDTRATDPLDADFATHLWYGTVTAAVAWWRHHPEQTAAEMNSRFERVFTALAPLEPEYPAGRAWPDRRQP, encoded by the coding sequence ATGAGCAAGCAGGCCAACGTCACGCGCACCGTGGGCACCAAGGGCATGCCCCGCAAGGACCGGGAACGGCTGATCCTGGACGCGGCGGCGGAGGAGTTCGGCCGCAGGGGCCATGCGAGCGGCTCGACGAGGGACGTGGCGGCACGCGCGGGCATCTCCAAGCCCATGATCTACGAGTACTTCGGCTCCAAGGACGGCCTGTACCTGTCCTGCCTGGACCGCGCGGGCACCCGCCTCATCGCGGCCGTCGAGTCCGCACAGAAGGGCCCGTCCGACCTCACCCGCGCCGCACGCACCCTCCAGGCCATCTTCACCGCCCTGGAGCCGCACCCACACGACTGGGACCTCGTCTACGACCCCACCCTGCCGCCAGGCACCGACCTCCACACCATGGCCACCACCTACCGCCGCGAACTCAACCGACTCGGCGCGGTGGGCGTCGCTGAATACCTCAGCGACACCCGCGCGACCGACCCCCTCGACGCCGACTTCGCCACCCACCTTTGGTACGGCACCGTGACCGCGGCGGTGGCCTGGTGGCGGCACCATCCTGAACAGACCGCTGCGGAGATGAACTCGCGGTTCGAGCGGGTCTTCACAGCGCTCGCGCCTCTGGAGCCGGAATATCCAGCCGGGCGAGCTTGGCCGGATCGACGACAGCCGTGA
- a CDS encoding FAD-binding oxidoreductase: MSGKTRSWWGWGNVEDAVTGRERAELTRRTAELLPSADLAVHEAPSVDSFGVRSSRIQAPPALAALVSEDVRDRLAHSHGQAFRDVVRALLGQLPHVPDLVVRPTSEDDVVRVLDWCSDADIAVVPFGGGSSVVGGVEPRVGDDYAGVVSLDLTSMDRVLDVDATSRAALIEAGAFGPHLERQLRPKGYTLRFFPQSFEFSTLGGWLATRAGGHFATHLTHIDDLTESLRVITPAGVVETRRLPASGAGPSPDRMFLGSEGSLGIITRAWVRLQDRPRRRSGASVAFTDYDAGVQAVRALSQSGLNPANCRLLDPVEAFLNAGSSTAVLVLGFESADHPVDAWMARALELCRDHGGTLPEPARHTDSAEEAARTESADAWRSSFLRMPYQRDALAAQSMIVETFETACTWDRFATLRAAVDEAAQDALRQVGAEGVVTCRFTHVYPDGPAPYFGVYAAGRWGRTVEQWDEIKQAVSEALIASGATITHHHAVGRDHRPWYDRQRPDLFAAALRAGKQVLDPRGILNPGTVVDPLR; this comes from the coding sequence GTGAGCGGCAAGACGCGATCGTGGTGGGGATGGGGCAACGTCGAGGACGCGGTGACAGGCCGGGAGCGCGCTGAACTCACCCGCCGTACCGCTGAGTTGTTGCCCAGTGCCGATCTGGCTGTGCACGAGGCGCCCTCCGTCGACTCCTTCGGTGTGCGCTCCAGCAGGATCCAGGCGCCGCCGGCTCTCGCGGCGCTCGTCTCCGAGGACGTACGGGACCGGCTCGCGCACAGTCATGGGCAGGCGTTCCGTGATGTCGTCCGGGCGCTGCTGGGGCAGTTGCCGCACGTGCCCGACCTCGTCGTGCGTCCCACCTCCGAGGACGACGTCGTCCGCGTGCTGGACTGGTGCAGCGACGCCGACATCGCGGTGGTTCCTTTCGGCGGCGGGTCCTCGGTCGTGGGCGGCGTCGAACCCCGTGTCGGTGATGACTACGCCGGTGTCGTCAGTCTGGATCTCACCTCCATGGACCGGGTCCTCGACGTCGACGCCACCAGCCGGGCCGCACTCATCGAGGCCGGAGCCTTCGGCCCGCACCTGGAGCGGCAACTCCGGCCCAAGGGATACACCCTTCGCTTCTTCCCCCAGTCCTTCGAGTTCTCGACGCTCGGTGGCTGGCTCGCCACCCGGGCCGGGGGCCACTTCGCCACGCACCTCACCCACATCGACGACCTCACCGAATCGCTACGCGTCATCACCCCCGCCGGTGTCGTGGAGACCCGTCGGCTTCCGGCCTCCGGTGCCGGACCGTCCCCGGACCGTATGTTCCTGGGCTCCGAGGGGTCGCTCGGCATCATCACCCGGGCCTGGGTCCGCCTCCAGGACCGACCCCGCCGGCGGTCCGGCGCCTCCGTCGCCTTCACCGACTACGACGCGGGCGTCCAGGCCGTGCGCGCGCTGTCCCAGTCCGGTCTGAACCCCGCCAACTGCCGCCTCCTCGACCCCGTGGAAGCGTTCCTCAACGCGGGCTCCTCGACCGCCGTCCTGGTCCTCGGCTTCGAATCGGCCGACCACCCCGTGGACGCGTGGATGGCGCGGGCGCTGGAACTGTGCCGCGACCACGGCGGCACCCTGCCCGAACCGGCCCGCCACACCGACAGCGCGGAAGAGGCCGCGCGCACCGAATCCGCGGACGCCTGGCGCTCCTCCTTCCTGCGCATGCCCTACCAGCGCGACGCACTCGCCGCGCAGAGCATGATCGTGGAGACCTTCGAGACGGCCTGCACCTGGGACCGCTTCGCCACGCTGCGCGCAGCCGTCGACGAAGCGGCCCAGGACGCCCTGCGCCAGGTCGGCGCGGAAGGCGTGGTGACCTGTCGGTTCACCCACGTCTACCCGGACGGGCCCGCCCCGTACTTCGGGGTCTACGCGGCGGGCCGGTGGGGCAGGACGGTGGAACAGTGGGACGAGATCAAGCAGGCCGTCTCCGAAGCCCTGATCGCGAGCGGCGCCACCATCACCCACCATCACGCGGTCGGCCGCGACCACCGGCCCTGGTACGACCGGCAGCGCCCCGACCTCTTCGCCGCCGCCTTGCGGGCCGGGAAACAGGTCCTCGACCCGCGGGGAATCCTCAACCCCGGCACGGTCGTCGACCCTCTGCGCTGA
- a CDS encoding ThuA domain-containing protein — MRTRLKTVLGLFTGLVLGLTPQATAVPGPSSDSAARSAAVAAADPAYKVLVFSRTAGFRHSSIDDGIAALRALGTDNNFTVDATEDPQAFTTGNLGQYKTVVFLSTTGDVLGDAQQTAFEQYIQSGGGYVGIHAAADTEYNWPFYEGLAGALFQSHPAIQSATVEVEDRAHAATAHLGTTWQRTDEWYNYRTNPRTTAHVLASLDESSYAGGTMSGDHPIAWCKDYRGGRAFYTGGGHTDESYGEPAFRRHLLGGIRWAAGMTEADCRPETGYTSLFDGSSTSGWRQAGPGGFTLADGSLTSYGGLGMLWYAAEEFTGDYSLKLDWKAAGDDNSGVFIGFPASDDPWSAVNNGYEIQIDATDTADRTTGAVYGFKSADIAARDAALNPPGEWNTYELRVTGERLEIFLNGRKVNDFTNTDPARSLQQGHIGIQNHGDGDDVAFRNIRIDGSGGTTPPGPRSGAVKGVGGKCLDVDGSNTADGTKVQLWTCNGTGAQTWTLAANGTVQALGKCLDVSGGGSADGTRIQLWTCNGTGAQAWAPQSDGTVRNPQSGKCLDASGGTWNDGTPVHLWTCHTGPNQKWTLP, encoded by the coding sequence ATGCGTACGCGACTCAAGACGGTTCTCGGTCTGTTCACCGGCCTCGTGCTCGGTCTGACACCGCAGGCCACCGCCGTGCCCGGCCCGTCGTCGGACTCGGCCGCGCGCTCCGCCGCCGTCGCGGCGGCTGACCCGGCGTACAAGGTTCTCGTGTTCTCCCGGACCGCGGGGTTCCGGCACTCCTCGATCGACGACGGCATCGCGGCACTGCGGGCGCTCGGCACGGACAACAACTTCACCGTGGACGCCACCGAGGATCCGCAGGCCTTCACCACCGGCAACCTCGGCCAGTACAAGACGGTCGTCTTCCTCTCCACGACCGGGGACGTGCTGGGCGACGCCCAGCAGACGGCGTTCGAGCAGTACATCCAGAGCGGCGGCGGATACGTCGGCATCCACGCGGCGGCCGATACGGAGTACAACTGGCCCTTCTACGAGGGCCTGGCCGGCGCCCTGTTCCAGTCCCACCCCGCCATCCAGTCCGCCACCGTCGAGGTCGAGGACCGGGCCCATGCCGCCACCGCCCACCTCGGCACCACCTGGCAACGCACCGATGAGTGGTACAACTACCGCACCAACCCCCGCACCACCGCGCACGTCCTCGCTTCCCTCGACGAGTCCAGCTACGCGGGCGGGACCATGTCCGGCGACCACCCGATCGCCTGGTGCAAGGACTACCGGGGCGGCCGGGCCTTCTACACCGGCGGCGGCCACACGGACGAGTCGTACGGCGAACCCGCGTTCCGGCGTCATCTCCTCGGCGGCATCCGCTGGGCCGCCGGCATGACCGAGGCGGACTGCCGCCCCGAGACCGGCTACACCTCCCTCTTCGACGGCTCGTCCACCTCCGGCTGGCGCCAGGCGGGCCCCGGCGGCTTCACCCTCGCCGACGGCAGCCTCACCTCCTACGGCGGCCTCGGCATGCTCTGGTACGCCGCCGAGGAGTTCACCGGCGACTACTCCCTCAAGCTCGACTGGAAGGCCGCCGGTGACGACAACTCCGGTGTCTTCATCGGGTTTCCCGCCTCGGACGACCCGTGGTCGGCGGTGAACAACGGCTACGAGATCCAGATCGACGCCACCGACACGGCCGACCGCACCACGGGCGCCGTGTACGGGTTCAAGTCCGCCGACATCGCGGCACGCGACGCCGCGCTGAACCCGCCGGGTGAGTGGAACACGTACGAACTCCGCGTCACCGGCGAGCGGTTGGAGATCTTCCTCAACGGCCGCAAGGTCAACGACTTCACCAACACCGACCCCGCGCGCAGCCTCCAGCAGGGCCACATCGGCATCCAGAACCACGGCGACGGCGACGACGTCGCGTTCCGCAACATACGGATCGACGGGTCGGGCGGCACCACACCGCCCGGTCCTCGTTCGGGTGCGGTGAAGGGCGTGGGCGGCAAGTGTCTGGACGTCGACGGCAGCAACACCGCCGACGGCACGAAGGTCCAGCTGTGGACCTGCAACGGCACCGGCGCCCAGACCTGGACCCTGGCCGCCAATGGAACCGTCCAGGCGCTGGGCAAGTGCCTCGACGTCTCCGGCGGCGGGAGCGCGGACGGCACGAGGATCCAGCTGTGGACCTGCAACGGCACGGGAGCCCAGGCCTGGGCACCCCAATCCGACGGCACGGTCCGCAACCCGCAGTCGGGCAAGTGCCTGGACGCGTCCGGCGGTACGTGGAACGACGGGACGCCCGTCCACTTGTGGACCTGCCACACCGGACCCAACCAGAAGTGGACCCTGCCATGA